A window of the Streptomyces griseochromogenes genome harbors these coding sequences:
- the serA gene encoding phosphoglycerate dehydrogenase, which translates to MSSKPVVLIAEELSPATVDALGPDFEIRHCNGADRAELLAAIADVDAILIRSATKVDAEATAAAKKLKVVARAGVGLDNVDVSAATKAGVMVVNAPTSNIVTAAELACGLLVATARNIPQANAALKNGEWKRSKYTGVELAEKTLGVVGLGRIGALVAQRMSAFGMKVVAYDPYVQPARAAQMGVKVLSLDELLEVSDFITVHLPKTPETLGLIGDEALRKVKPSVRIVNAARGGIVDEAALYAALKEGRVAGAGLDVYAKEPCTDSPLFELDQVVCTPHLGASTDEAQEKAGIAVARSVRLALAGELVPDAVNVQGGVIAEDVKPGLPLAERLGRIFTALAGEVAVRLDVEVYGEITQHDVKVLELSALKGVFEDVVDETVSYVNAPLFAQERGVEVRLTTSSESADHRNVVTVRGTLGNGEEVSVSGTLAGPKNVQKIVAVGDFDVDLALADHMVVLRYEDRPGVVGTVGRILGEAGINIAGMQVARAAVGGEALAVLTVDDTVGSAVLAEVGSEIGAASARSVNLV; encoded by the coding sequence GTGAGCTCGAAACCTGTCGTACTCATCGCTGAAGAGCTGTCGCCCGCGACCGTCGACGCGCTCGGCCCGGACTTCGAGATCCGGCACTGCAACGGAGCCGACCGCGCCGAACTGCTCGCCGCCATCGCCGACGTCGACGCGATCCTGATCCGTTCCGCCACCAAGGTCGACGCGGAGGCCACCGCCGCCGCCAAGAAGCTCAAGGTCGTCGCTCGAGCCGGCGTCGGCCTGGACAACGTCGACGTCTCCGCCGCCACCAAGGCCGGCGTGATGGTCGTCAACGCCCCGACCTCCAACATCGTCACGGCCGCCGAGCTCGCCTGCGGTCTGCTCGTCGCCACCGCCCGCAACATCCCGCAGGCCAACGCCGCGCTGAAGAACGGCGAGTGGAAGCGCAGCAAGTACACGGGTGTCGAGCTCGCCGAGAAGACGCTGGGCGTCGTGGGCCTCGGCCGTATCGGCGCCCTCGTCGCGCAGCGGATGTCCGCCTTCGGCATGAAGGTCGTCGCCTACGACCCCTACGTGCAGCCCGCGCGGGCCGCGCAGATGGGCGTCAAGGTGCTGTCCCTGGACGAGCTGCTCGAGGTTTCCGACTTCATCACCGTCCACCTGCCGAAGACCCCCGAGACCCTCGGCCTGATCGGCGACGAGGCGCTGCGCAAGGTCAAGCCGAGCGTGCGCATCGTCAACGCCGCGCGCGGCGGCATCGTGGACGAGGCGGCGCTCTACGCGGCGCTGAAGGAGGGCCGCGTCGCCGGCGCGGGCCTCGACGTGTACGCCAAGGAGCCCTGCACGGACTCCCCGCTCTTCGAGCTCGACCAGGTCGTCTGCACCCCGCACCTCGGCGCCTCCACGGACGAGGCGCAGGAGAAGGCGGGCATCGCGGTCGCCAGGTCGGTGCGCCTCGCGCTCGCCGGCGAGCTGGTGCCGGACGCGGTGAACGTCCAGGGCGGTGTCATCGCCGAGGACGTCAAGCCCGGTCTGCCGCTGGCCGAGCGGCTCGGCCGCATCTTCACCGCGCTCGCCGGTGAGGTCGCCGTCCGCCTGGACGTCGAGGTCTACGGAGAGATCACCCAGCACGATGTGAAGGTGCTGGAGCTGTCCGCGCTCAAGGGCGTCTTCGAGGACGTCGTCGACGAGACGGTGTCGTACGTCAACGCGCCGCTGTTCGCGCAGGAGAGGGGCGTCGAGGTGCGCCTGACCACCAGCTCCGAGTCCGCCGACCACCGCAACGTGGTGACCGTGCGCGGCACGCTGGGCAACGGCGAGGAGGTGTCGGTCTCCGGCACGCTGGCCGGTCCGAAGAACGTCCAGAAGATCGTGGCGGTCGGCGACTTCGACGTCGACCTGGCGCTCGCCGACCACATGGTCGTCCTGCGCTACGAGGACCGCCCGGGTGTCGTCGGCACCGTCGGCCGCATCCTCGGCGAGGCCGGCATCAACATCGCCGGTATGCAGGTCGCGCGTGCCGCGGTGGGCGGGGAGGCGCTGGCCGTGCTGACCGTGGACGACACGGTGGGCTCCGCCGTTCTGGCCGAGGTCGGCTCGGAGATCGGGGCGGCGTCGGCCCGTTCGGTGAACCTGGTCTGA
- a CDS encoding EAL domain-containing protein, which yields MDERSDAAEPPTATLARGGAQTRPSHEPSQPPPPQPGRPSQACPPGPTGPGSGTDREAPVNAPPSVTTVTSALDGLVRAPLAPGAPPQSRPPAVGAGSRLVQQLVLALVCGAYAIGSTFDWGSGRLALIMGDFGLSAAAGAAAVSCFCYARSPRVRFRPAWLLFALSSAMAALGNAVWGWYEVVLGRSVPSPSYADLFFLCFAPPAIVGLLVLAKRPMTRAGWICLALDAWLIGGSLLTLSWSLALAQAARFDGPSVAHTALSLAYPLLDIALVSMVLALHFRRSSGNRTAVNTAIGALALTVMCDALFTSPLLHSSYRSGQLLDAGWFAGSLLLAYAPWAAPSRPGAREADRHVPDGHTRVVHEHVPGQRGTGHPHVPAPAPGGEHGRYPAGRPLSGSLAALTPYLAAAVCTLGILYNVLNGRRPDHVVLITAGAVVLALVMRQGIMLLDNITLTQELAQKENHFRSLVQGSSDVIMIAAPNGILRYVSPAAAGVYGRSAEDLVGTELAGLIHPEDLGCVVHEVRRFLAVSPLEEATTRIECRFRSGDGGWLNVESTVNRHHGGLIFNSRDVTERVRLQAQLQHNAEHDPLTDLPNRALFTQRVQQALSGRRATDRGAALRGTAVLFIDLDGFKAVNDTIGHQAGDELLVQAARRLQDAVRQGDTASRLGGDEFAALIVGDGTRDRAARERNILELADRLRMTLSQPYAIGGNDVRVNASIGVAFAEQGLGAGELLRNADLAMYRAKSAGKGRVELYKPQMQQDVVRKAELATRLRAALHDGEFALLHQPVVCLEKGRITSVSAQARWRSSQGVLFTPAEFLRVAEDGDKTAELDRWILQEAVEQAAERAATGNVVPVAVRVSARRLLDRSMPLGSVEALLTRHGLPPGALVVELSGTDPMAALDELERRLTALSRLGVRIALDGFGSGYAAITALRRLPVDILKLDRSLVEGVVESARLHKITSGLLRIAGDLGLQSVAEGVDLPEQVVALRAMGCTHGQGMAFAGPLDEYRLRRALGSGHYPVPHAPAEPAFAGGAREPQARVGVESGGARRSEELSAVVASTPTAAPRR from the coding sequence ATGGACGAACGATCCGACGCGGCGGAGCCGCCGACGGCGACCCTGGCGCGCGGCGGCGCGCAGACGCGGCCATCACACGAGCCATCACAGCCACCGCCACCGCAGCCCGGCCGGCCGTCGCAGGCATGTCCTCCGGGACCCACGGGACCCGGGAGCGGCACTGACCGGGAGGCCCCGGTGAACGCGCCGCCCTCCGTGACGACCGTGACGAGCGCCCTGGACGGCTTGGTGCGCGCACCGCTCGCGCCGGGGGCTCCGCCGCAGTCCCGTCCGCCGGCCGTCGGCGCCGGGTCGCGTCTGGTCCAGCAATTGGTCCTGGCCCTCGTCTGCGGGGCCTACGCCATCGGGTCCACCTTCGACTGGGGCTCGGGCCGCCTCGCGCTGATCATGGGCGACTTCGGGCTGAGCGCCGCGGCGGGCGCCGCCGCCGTCTCCTGCTTCTGCTACGCCCGCAGCCCGCGGGTCCGCTTCCGGCCGGCCTGGCTGCTGTTCGCGCTCTCCTCGGCGATGGCGGCCCTGGGCAACGCGGTCTGGGGCTGGTACGAGGTCGTGCTGGGGCGGAGCGTGCCGAGCCCGAGCTACGCCGACCTGTTCTTCCTGTGCTTCGCGCCGCCCGCCATCGTGGGCCTGCTGGTCCTCGCCAAGCGGCCGATGACCCGGGCGGGCTGGATCTGCCTGGCGCTGGACGCCTGGCTGATCGGCGGCTCCCTGCTCACCCTGTCCTGGAGCCTCGCGCTCGCCCAGGCGGCGCGGTTCGACGGACCGAGCGTGGCGCACACCGCGCTGTCGCTGGCCTACCCACTGCTCGACATCGCGCTCGTCAGCATGGTGCTCGCGCTGCACTTCCGCCGCTCCTCGGGCAACCGCACGGCGGTCAACACCGCGATCGGCGCGCTCGCCCTCACCGTGATGTGCGACGCGCTGTTCACCTCGCCGCTGCTGCACAGCAGCTACCGCTCCGGGCAGCTGCTGGACGCGGGCTGGTTCGCCGGGTCGCTGCTGCTCGCCTACGCCCCCTGGGCCGCTCCGTCGCGTCCGGGAGCACGGGAGGCCGACCGGCACGTACCCGACGGGCACACGCGCGTGGTGCACGAGCACGTGCCCGGACAGCGCGGCACAGGCCATCCCCACGTGCCCGCACCCGCCCCCGGAGGCGAACACGGCCGCTACCCGGCCGGCCGGCCGCTCTCCGGCTCCCTCGCCGCGCTCACCCCGTACCTCGCCGCCGCGGTGTGCACCCTGGGCATCCTGTACAACGTCCTCAACGGCCGCAGGCCCGACCATGTCGTGCTGATCACCGCAGGCGCCGTCGTACTGGCGCTCGTCATGCGCCAGGGCATCATGCTGCTGGACAACATCACCCTCACCCAGGAACTGGCGCAGAAGGAGAACCACTTCCGCTCCCTGGTGCAGGGCTCCAGCGACGTCATCATGATCGCCGCACCCAACGGCATCCTCCGGTACGTCTCCCCGGCCGCCGCCGGGGTCTACGGACGGTCCGCCGAGGATCTGGTGGGTACCGAACTGGCCGGTCTCATCCACCCGGAGGACCTGGGCTGTGTGGTGCACGAGGTGCGCCGGTTCCTCGCCGTCAGCCCGCTGGAGGAGGCCACCACACGCATCGAGTGCCGCTTCCGCTCCGGGGACGGCGGCTGGCTCAACGTCGAGTCCACCGTCAACCGGCACCACGGCGGCCTGATCTTCAACAGCCGGGACGTGACCGAACGGGTGCGGCTGCAGGCCCAGTTGCAGCACAACGCCGAGCACGACCCGCTCACCGACCTGCCCAACCGCGCGCTGTTCACCCAGCGCGTCCAGCAGGCCCTCTCCGGCCGCCGCGCCACCGACCGGGGCGCCGCCCTGCGCGGCACCGCCGTTCTCTTCATCGACCTGGACGGCTTCAAGGCCGTCAACGACACGATCGGGCACCAGGCCGGGGACGAACTGCTCGTCCAGGCCGCCCGCAGGCTCCAGGACGCCGTCCGGCAGGGGGACACCGCCTCCCGGCTCGGCGGCGACGAGTTCGCGGCCCTGATCGTCGGGGACGGCACCCGTGACCGTGCCGCCCGGGAGCGCAACATCCTGGAGCTCGCCGACCGTCTCAGAATGACCCTCTCCCAGCCCTACGCCATCGGCGGCAACGATGTCCGGGTCAACGCCTCCATCGGCGTCGCCTTCGCCGAACAGGGCCTCGGCGCGGGCGAGCTGCTGCGCAACGCCGACCTCGCGATGTACCGCGCGAAATCGGCCGGCAAGGGCCGCGTCGAGCTGTACAAGCCGCAGATGCAGCAGGACGTCGTACGCAAGGCGGAGCTGGCCACACGGCTGCGCGCCGCGCTGCACGACGGCGAGTTCGCCCTGCTGCACCAGCCCGTGGTCTGCCTGGAGAAAGGCCGGATCACATCGGTTTCCGCACAGGCGCGCTGGCGCTCCTCCCAGGGGGTGCTCTTCACCCCGGCCGAGTTCCTGCGGGTGGCCGAGGACGGCGACAAGACCGCGGAGCTGGACCGCTGGATCCTCCAGGAGGCGGTGGAGCAGGCCGCCGAGCGGGCCGCCACCGGGAACGTGGTGCCGGTGGCCGTGCGGGTGAGCGCCCGCCGGCTGCTGGACCGCTCGATGCCGCTCGGCTCCGTGGAGGCGCTGCTGACCCGGCACGGGCTGCCGCCCGGCGCGTTGGTCGTGGAGCTGTCCGGCACCGACCCCATGGCCGCGCTGGACGAGCTGGAGCGGCGTCTGACCGCGCTCAGCCGGCTCGGGGTACGGATCGCCCTGGACGGCTTCGGCAGCGGCTACGCGGCGATCACGGCCCTCAGAAGGCTCCCCGTCGACATCCTGAAGCTCGACCGCAGCCTGGTCGAGGGGGTCGTGGAGTCCGCTCGGCTGCACAAGATCACCAGCGGGCTGCTGCGGATCGCCGGCGATCTCGGGCTCCAGTCCGTCGCCGAGGGTGTGGACCTGCCGGAACAGGTCGTCGCGCTGCGCGCGATGGGCTGCACGCACGGGCAGGGCATGGCGTTCGCGGGGCCGCTGGACGAGTACCGGCTGCGCCGGGCGCTCGGATCCGGTCACTATCCCGTGCCGCACGCGCCGGCCGAGCCGGCGTTCGCGGGCGGCGCGCGAGAGCCGCAGGCGCGCGTCGGCGTCGAGAGCGGGGGCGCGCGAAGGTCCGAAGAGCTGAGCGCGGTCGTCGCCTCGACCCCGACCGCGGCGCCCCGGAGGTGA
- the ilvC gene encoding ketol-acid reductoisomerase, which yields MAELFYDADADLSIIQGRKVAVIGYGSQGHAHALSLRDSGVDVRVGLHEGSKSKAKAEEQGLRVVTPAEAAAEADVIMILIPDPIQAQVYEESIAPNLKDGDALFFAHGFNIRFGFIKPPAGVDVALVAPKGPGHLVRRQYEEGRGVPAIAAVEQDATGNAFPLALSYAKAIGGTRAGVIKTTFTEETETDLFGEQAVLCGGTSALVKAGFETLVEAGYQPEIAYFECLHELKLIVDLMYEGGLEKMRWSVSETAEWGDYVTGPRIITDATKAEMKQVLAEIQDGTFAQTWMDEYHGGLKKYNEYKQQDAEHLLETTGKQLRKLMSWVNEEA from the coding sequence GTGGCCGAGCTGTTCTACGACGCCGACGCCGACCTGTCCATCATCCAGGGCCGCAAGGTCGCGGTCATCGGATACGGCAGCCAGGGCCACGCCCACGCGCTGTCGCTGCGTGACTCGGGCGTCGACGTGCGAGTCGGTCTGCACGAGGGCTCCAAGTCCAAGGCCAAGGCCGAGGAGCAGGGCCTGCGCGTGGTGACCCCGGCCGAGGCCGCAGCCGAGGCCGACGTCATCATGATCCTCATCCCGGACCCGATCCAGGCCCAGGTCTACGAGGAGTCCATCGCGCCGAACCTGAAGGACGGCGACGCGCTGTTCTTCGCGCACGGCTTCAACATCCGCTTCGGCTTCATCAAGCCCCCGGCCGGCGTCGACGTCGCCCTGGTCGCCCCGAAGGGCCCGGGCCACCTGGTGCGCCGCCAGTACGAGGAGGGCCGTGGCGTCCCGGCGATCGCCGCCGTCGAGCAGGACGCGACCGGCAACGCCTTCCCGCTGGCCCTGTCGTACGCCAAGGCCATCGGCGGCACCCGCGCCGGCGTCATCAAGACGACCTTCACCGAGGAGACCGAGACCGACCTGTTCGGCGAGCAGGCCGTGCTGTGCGGCGGCACCTCCGCCCTGGTCAAGGCCGGCTTCGAGACCCTGGTCGAGGCGGGCTACCAGCCGGAGATCGCCTACTTCGAGTGCCTGCACGAGCTGAAGCTGATCGTCGACCTCATGTACGAGGGCGGCCTGGAGAAGATGCGCTGGTCCGTCTCCGAGACCGCCGAGTGGGGCGACTACGTCACCGGTCCGCGCATCATCACCGACGCCACCAAGGCCGAGATGAAGCAGGTCCTCGCGGAGATCCAGGACGGCACCTTCGCCCAGACCTGGATGGACGAGTACCACGGCGGTCTGAAGAAGTACAACGAGTACAAGCAGCAGGACGCGGAGCACCTGCTGGAGACCACCGGCAAGCAGCTGCGCAAGCTGATGAGCTGGGTGAACGAGGAGGCGTAA
- a CDS encoding MFS transporter, whose amino-acid sequence MTNSTSTNSPAGHAGRREWTALGVLMLPLLLVSMDVSVLYFAIPAISVDLQPSGTQQLWIFDMYGFVLAGLLMTMGSLGDRIGRRRLLLFGAAAFGAASLVAAYANSAETLIAARAVLGIGGATLMPSTMALVRTMFTDSKERAKAIGIWSGVMTGGIALGSVLSGVLVQYFWWGSVFLVNLPAMVLLLVLGPILLPESKNPEPGRFDFLSVPLSMAAVFPLIYGFKEIPSEGWHPLYVVSVAVGLLFAALFVHRQRTTASPMISPALFRSRGFGPAVVLNLVSSLAIMGSAIFTTQYLQSVLDKSAMEAALWALLPSVPIGMAAPAATALVQKGVNRAYVVTAGFAIGAAGYGMLALLGTDSLWLALAACGVLSSGIVMVISQMTDLAMSAAPVEKAGSASALLETGAEFGGALGMAVLGSIGTAVYRHEMPASAPAEARETLGGALAVAGHLPGRASGALATTAREAFTTGMHGAALAGTAILVLAAIAAATTLRRIHVRQTPVAETEAPVAQAEQAAL is encoded by the coding sequence ATGACGAACTCGACGAGCACCAACTCCCCTGCCGGGCACGCCGGTCGCCGCGAATGGACCGCGCTCGGCGTGCTGATGCTGCCGCTGCTGCTGGTCTCCATGGACGTCTCGGTCCTCTACTTCGCCATCCCGGCGATCAGCGTGGACCTTCAGCCGAGCGGCACCCAGCAGCTGTGGATCTTCGACATGTACGGCTTCGTCCTGGCCGGCCTGCTGATGACGATGGGCTCGCTGGGCGACCGCATCGGCCGGCGCCGGCTGCTCCTGTTCGGCGCCGCCGCCTTCGGCGCCGCGTCCCTGGTCGCGGCCTACGCGAACAGCGCCGAGACCCTGATCGCGGCCCGCGCGGTCCTCGGCATCGGCGGGGCGACCCTGATGCCCTCGACGATGGCCCTGGTCCGCACGATGTTCACCGACTCCAAGGAGCGGGCGAAGGCGATCGGCATCTGGTCCGGCGTGATGACCGGCGGAATCGCCCTCGGCTCCGTGCTGAGCGGAGTTCTGGTGCAGTACTTCTGGTGGGGCTCGGTCTTCCTGGTCAACCTGCCCGCGATGGTGCTGCTGCTGGTCCTCGGCCCGATCCTGCTGCCCGAGTCCAAGAACCCGGAGCCCGGCCGCTTCGACTTCCTGAGCGTGCCGCTGTCGATGGCGGCGGTGTTCCCCCTGATCTACGGCTTCAAGGAGATCCCGTCCGAGGGCTGGCACCCGCTGTACGTCGTGTCCGTCGCCGTCGGCCTGCTCTTCGCGGCCCTCTTCGTACACCGCCAGCGCACGACCGCCTCTCCGATGATCTCGCCGGCCCTCTTCCGCAGCCGGGGCTTCGGCCCCGCCGTCGTCCTGAACCTCGTCTCCTCGCTGGCGATCATGGGCTCGGCGATCTTCACCACGCAGTATCTGCAGTCGGTGCTCGACAAGAGCGCGATGGAGGCGGCCCTGTGGGCGCTCCTGCCGTCGGTACCGATCGGGATGGCGGCCCCGGCGGCCACGGCCCTGGTCCAGAAGGGCGTGAACCGCGCCTATGTGGTCACCGCCGGCTTCGCCATCGGCGCGGCGGGCTACGGCATGCTGGCCCTGCTCGGCACGGACTCCCTCTGGCTCGCCCTCGCCGCCTGCGGCGTCCTGTCCTCCGGCATCGTCATGGTGATCTCGCAGATGACCGACCTGGCCATGAGCGCCGCCCCGGTGGAGAAGGCGGGCTCCGCCTCCGCACTGCTGGAGACGGGCGCGGAGTTCGGCGGCGCGCTGGGCATGGCGGTCCTCGGCTCCATCGGTACGGCCGTCTACCGCCACGAGATGCCGGCGTCGGCCCCGGCCGAGGCCCGCGAGACCCTGGGCGGCGCGCTCGCCGTCGCCGGTCACCTGCCGGGGCGTGCGTCAGGCGCCCTGGCGACGACGGCCCGGGAGGCGTTCACCACCGGCATGCACGGCGCGGCCCTCGCCGGAACGGCGATCCTGGTCCTCGCGGCGATCGCGGCGGCGACGACCCTGCGCCGGATCCATGTGCGGCAGACGCCGGTGGCGGAGACGGAGGCACCGGTGGCTCAGGCCGAACAGGCCGCCCTCTGA
- the ilvN gene encoding acetolactate synthase small subunit has protein sequence MSKHTLSVLVENTPGILARIAALFSRRGFNIDSLAVGVTEHPDISRITIVVGVEDLPLEQVTKQLNKLVNVLKIVELEPGQAVQRELVLVKVRADNETRSQIVEIVQLFRAKTVDVSPEAVTIEATGSSEKLSAMLKMLEPFGIKELVQSGTIAIGRGARSITDRSLRALDRSA, from the coding sequence ATGTCCAAGCACACGCTCTCCGTCCTGGTGGAGAACACGCCGGGCATCCTCGCCCGGATCGCCGCCCTGTTCTCGCGCCGCGGCTTCAACATCGACTCGCTCGCGGTCGGCGTCACCGAGCACCCCGACATCTCCCGCATCACCATCGTGGTGGGCGTCGAGGACCTGCCGCTGGAGCAGGTCACCAAGCAGCTCAACAAGCTCGTCAACGTGCTGAAGATCGTGGAGCTGGAGCCCGGCCAGGCGGTTCAGCGCGAACTCGTTCTGGTGAAGGTGCGCGCCGACAACGAGACGCGATCCCAGATCGTGGAGATCGTCCAGCTGTTCCGCGCCAAAACGGTCGACGTCTCCCCGGAGGCCGTCACCATCGAGGCCACCGGATCCAGCGAGAAGCTGTCCGCCATGCTCAAGATGCTGGAGCCGTTCGGCATCAAGGAGCTGGTCCAGTCCGGGACGATCGCGATCGGCCGCGGCGCCCGCTCGATCACGGACCGCTCGCTGCGCGCGCTGGACCGATCCGCGTAA
- a CDS encoding acetolactate synthase large subunit has protein sequence MTEQATGAHPQPRPRSGGQQSAPVEHVTGAQSLIRSLEEVGAETVFGIPGGAILPAYDPLMDSTRVRHVLVRHEQGAGHAATGYAQATGKVGVCMATSGPGATNLVTPIADAHMDSVPLVAITGQVASKSIGTDAFQEADIVGITMPITKHNFLVTKAEDIPRTIAQAFHIASTGRPGPVLVDIAKDALQAKTTFSWPPVMDLPGYRPVTKPHAKQIREAAKLITSAKRPVLYVGGGVLKAQATAELKVLAELTGAPVTTTLMALGAFPDSHPLHVGMPGMHGAVTAVTALQKADLIVALGARFDDRVTGKLDSFAPYAKIVHADIDPAEIGKNRAADVPIVGDAREVIADLVQAVQKEHSEGHQGDYTAWWSDLNRWRETYPLGYDQPEDGSLSPQQVIERIGQLAPEGTIFAAGVGQHQMWSAHFIQYEKPATWLNSGGAGTMGYAVPAAMGAKAGQPDHTVWAIDGDGCFQMTNQELTTCALNNIPIKVAIINNGALGMVRQWQTLFYNQRYSNTVLHSGPDDVNPEARGTRVPDFVKLSEAMGCVGLRCERPEDLDKVIEEANSINDRPVVVDFIVHEDAMVWPMVAAGTSNDEIMAARDVRPDFGDNEDD, from the coding sequence ATGACCGAGCAGGCCACCGGGGCCCATCCGCAGCCGCGGCCCCGATCCGGAGGACAGCAGTCCGCCCCCGTCGAGCACGTCACGGGTGCGCAGTCCCTCATCCGCTCCCTCGAGGAGGTCGGCGCTGAGACGGTATTCGGTATCCCCGGCGGCGCGATCCTGCCGGCGTACGACCCGCTGATGGACTCCACCCGGGTGCGCCACGTCCTGGTCCGCCACGAGCAGGGCGCAGGCCACGCGGCCACCGGCTACGCGCAGGCCACCGGCAAGGTCGGCGTCTGCATGGCGACCTCGGGGCCGGGTGCCACCAACCTGGTCACGCCGATCGCCGACGCGCACATGGACTCGGTGCCGCTGGTCGCGATCACCGGTCAGGTCGCCTCGAAGTCGATCGGCACGGACGCCTTCCAGGAGGCGGACATCGTCGGCATCACCATGCCGATCACCAAGCACAACTTCCTGGTCACCAAGGCCGAGGACATCCCGCGGACCATCGCGCAGGCGTTCCACATCGCCTCCACCGGCCGCCCGGGCCCGGTCCTGGTCGACATCGCCAAGGACGCCCTCCAGGCGAAGACCACCTTCTCCTGGCCGCCGGTCATGGACCTGCCCGGCTATCGCCCGGTGACCAAGCCGCACGCCAAGCAGATCCGCGAGGCGGCCAAGCTGATCACCTCCGCCAAGCGGCCCGTCCTCTACGTCGGCGGCGGCGTCCTCAAGGCCCAGGCCACCGCCGAGCTGAAGGTCCTCGCCGAACTCACCGGAGCGCCCGTCACCACCACCCTGATGGCGCTCGGCGCGTTCCCCGACAGCCACCCGCTGCACGTGGGAATGCCGGGCATGCACGGTGCGGTCACCGCCGTCACCGCGCTGCAGAAGGCCGACCTGATCGTCGCCCTCGGAGCCCGCTTCGACGACCGCGTCACCGGCAAGCTGGACAGCTTCGCGCCGTACGCCAAGATCGTCCACGCCGACATCGACCCGGCCGAGATCGGCAAGAACCGCGCCGCCGACGTGCCGATCGTCGGTGACGCCCGCGAGGTCATCGCCGACCTGGTCCAGGCCGTGCAGAAGGAGCACAGCGAGGGCCACCAGGGCGACTACACCGCCTGGTGGAGCGACCTGAACCGCTGGCGCGAGACCTACCCGCTCGGCTACGACCAGCCCGAGGACGGCTCGCTGTCCCCGCAGCAGGTCATCGAGCGCATCGGGCAGCTCGCTCCCGAGGGCACGATCTTCGCCGCGGGCGTCGGCCAGCACCAGATGTGGTCCGCGCACTTCATCCAGTACGAGAAGCCCGCCACCTGGCTGAACTCCGGCGGCGCCGGCACGATGGGCTACGCGGTCCCGGCCGCCATGGGCGCCAAGGCCGGACAGCCGGACCACACGGTCTGGGCGATCGACGGTGACGGCTGCTTCCAGATGACCAATCAGGAGCTGACCACCTGCGCCCTGAACAACATCCCGATCAAGGTCGCCATCATCAACAACGGCGCCCTCGGGATGGTCCGCCAGTGGCAGACCCTCTTCTACAACCAGCGTTACTCCAACACCGTGCTGCACTCCGGCCCCGACGACGTCAACCCGGAGGCCAGGGGCACCCGCGTGCCGGACTTCGTGAAGCTGTCCGAGGCCATGGGCTGCGTGGGCCTGCGCTGCGAGCGCCCGGAGGACCTGGACAAGGTCATCGAAGAGGCGAACTCCATCAACGACCGCCCGGTCGTCGTCGACTTCATCGTCCACGAGGACGCGATGGTGTGGCCGATGGTCGCCGCCGGCACCTCCAACGACGAGATCATGGCCGCCCGGGACGTCCGCCCCGACTTCGGCGACAACGAAGACGACTGA
- a CDS encoding TetR/AcrR family transcriptional regulator produces the protein MGHREDLLEGAKRCLLEKGFARTTARDIVKESGTNLASIGYHYGSKDALLAQAYVALVETMSDDFGWDGPQIEGAPGSLERFRGVWSSVVASMREPGSVWRLSMEVMTIDLPEVRESLAAAQREGGRGMVALLMGVPEEEVTDETADTLGKFYMTLMTGLIAQWTFDPGTAPDGDALTEGLRQIVEAAAKG, from the coding sequence ATGGGACACCGTGAAGATCTGCTGGAAGGCGCCAAGCGCTGCCTGCTGGAGAAGGGCTTCGCGCGGACGACGGCGCGCGACATCGTGAAGGAGTCGGGGACCAACCTCGCCTCCATCGGCTATCACTACGGCTCGAAGGACGCGCTGCTCGCGCAGGCCTACGTCGCGCTCGTGGAGACCATGTCCGACGACTTCGGCTGGGACGGCCCCCAGATCGAGGGCGCGCCCGGTTCGCTGGAGCGCTTCCGCGGGGTGTGGTCGAGCGTCGTCGCCAGCATGCGGGAGCCCGGTTCGGTGTGGCGGCTCAGCATGGAGGTCATGACCATCGACCTGCCCGAGGTGCGCGAGTCCTTGGCCGCTGCCCAGCGCGAGGGCGGGCGCGGCATGGTGGCGCTGCTGATGGGTGTGCCCGAGGAGGAGGTCACGGACGAGACCGCGGACACGCTCGGCAAGTTCTACATGACGCTGATGACCGGCCTCATCGCACAGTGGACCTTCGACCCCGGGACCGCGCCCGACGGCGACGCCCTCACCGAGGGCCTGCGGCAGATCGTCGAAGCGGCCGCGAAGGGCTGA